The Rosa rugosa chromosome 1, drRosRugo1.1, whole genome shotgun sequence genomic sequence CTAGTATTATAACTCATTCTTCTTTAGGAGAGAAAACTCGATCACTCTTCTTACCTACTCATGTCTACTTCTGCAAGCCTAAATTTCTATTAAATATCTAATTATCTATGTATGCTCAATCCATCTTTAGAAACCCTTGAATTAGTTTCGACTATTTGATGATAGAAACATACATCAGACTCAATgagcaaaacaattcattcaCAACAAGGAAACTGGCAAATTAATCTTCAAACAGGCTCACCTCAGATGCCACTTTTCAGAAACGTATGGTTcatccttcttcctcctcctcagaATTGGGTGCATTATCCGACTTATGATCAGCAGTATCCAACCTTTGCTCCGCATTATCAGACTCCCCATTATCAGATTTCGCAACAAAGACCTCCATCAGTGGAGGTGAACCTACAAGATTGAACATAGATTTCAATTACAACAGATCCTGAACATAGATTTCAACGTTCCCAAAATGTATCCCATTACAAATCAAACACTAATTTTCACAATGTGATGCCAGCAAAACGTGAATTCTTCAATTCCACCTTAATTTCTTAATCTAAAGATATAATCTTTTCGGTAAAATGGCACAAGCTCATTCAGACCCAGATGATCGAAGTGTGCATAGGAATCAAACAATTGAATTGAAAATGAAGCAGATTTCAAGAATTCCGAAATccaagaagagaaagcaaaccTTGAATGAAATAAGCGGAGGAAGGCCAGCCGCGAACGGTGGTCATGGACATGGACTCCTCCTCGGTCAAGGGATTGGCGAGCTTCTCGACGAGCTGGGCGAGGCCGTGGGATCTGGACCGCGGCGGCGGGACCCAGTAGGAGGCGCCGGGGACGAAGGGGAGCCAATCGGGGGCGGACTTGCGGACGATGATGCGGTGGATGGCGTCCTCGAGCTTGCGGAGGAGGGGATCGACGGAGTCGGCGGCGGCGGGATCGGATTGGTCATAGTGGAAGGGGAGGTTGGATTGGGCGCGGAGGGTTATAAAAGACGACGACGTTTTGGGGGAGAGGTGGCGGGTGAGGGTCAGGGTTTGGGAGAGAGACCTTGCCATGGATCCGAGGGAAGGAGAGAGTAATCTAGAGAATTGTTTGGATAAGAAGGAAGAGTGTGATGATTAGAGTAAATTTAGGTAGTGGAAGGTCTGAGGTTTATATAAGGAAagctaatttcttttttcttttttcttttttctttttgtgtgtggaaaataattttttttttttctttcttctttttgttgttaATGGTGTATTCAATTAGGGGCAACTCACCAAGCATGTAAGAACACGGTGAACACCCATTGTCTCATGACTTTGATATAAAAAATAACTgagaagtttttgttttgtgatttaaATTTAGAGGAGTAAAATTATGCGTAAATATTTACTCTTTAAGAATTTAATTTTAGAATGacaaaaattcaaaagtttTGCTAGACGGATTCTTTATTATGTATTAACATGCTGTTGTGTTCAGCTTTTTTCTATTTAATTTTAGAAACATGAGTCTATGAATTTGCTTTGTTCGATCATCAATTGCTTTTCTAGACGACAAGATTAAGAACTTGGGAAGGTAATAGACATAACATGACTTGTAagtttcaaccaaaaaaaaaaaatgacttgtATGTTCTTATGGTTCTTTGGTATACGGTTCATAAGTCTCGTATGTAGCTTATGTCTCATTACTAGACAACTCGAATTATGATCGAGCTATCTCAATATACTTCTTGTTGTCGCATATGCTCCAATGAGTTGtacctttttttattattttttattggaCAAGTCCAATGAGTTGTGCTAGCTTATTGCACGCGACCATTGCCAGTGAAtgtcaaccaataaaacattaaaaccTACTTAAATTGCCTCAAGGGATGGTCATGATTGAACAAAACCCCTAATATAACCAACACCTGGATTATCGAAATTACAGGTATAAAAAAGCTTTCTAAGAGAGACAGCGAGATCAAGAGCAGGAAGACTCCATTGAATGACCAAATATTAGCTACAACTGATAAGCAATTGATATTCACTTGTCAGAGAATGAAAATGCCAACCGGAATCAAATTGGCTTGAGCTGCTCTAGACATGGGTTTTGGCAAAATTGGACTCCCAAAACTAAAAGGGTTTGCTTATGCCTTATGGCTTCGTTGAGTCAGCAAGatagaaaatgaaataaatctAATGCGGCAGCTGAGTTATAGGACCgcgattaacaaaaaaattcatCGCGACTACATCCAATACGGGGTATGAGTTTTGGACTTAAATCAAATtatttcttcttattttttggAAATAGAGTAGAGATTTCATTAGATCCCAAGGTCACAATGACACATATATAGATCTCTATGTGCTTGAACCCTAAATCAGTGACCAAGCAAGTAAGAGAAAATGGATATCATCCGCTGGTACAATAAAGCTCAATTATTTCAAGAGCCTACACGATTATGTAAAGTCATTCTACACAAAATAAAATAGTTTGAAACTACATTtatcaatgcactcaattgtgatactctgaagaaaaaaaaaacctttaacTTGGTGTAACAATAGACCTCATAGTATGTAAACTAAGCTAACCATCAGTATGCTAGCCAAACCactccaaaaaagaaaaataactcAGAGCGATATAATTCCACTAGGATCCTAAATGCGATACCATAAAGGATTGAAACTAGATCCCTGAGTTGAGCCCAGATCCAAATAACTCTTCCAATCACTTTGGACTCGATCCCAATTTTAATTGGGTATCGCAATAGCTTTAGGGATCACCTCAGTTCAATTGGGCAACCCCATTGATGGACCATCTCTGGATTGAAACACAGTAATTTAAATTTGAGATGGGAAAGTCAATTGAAACAAGCtattaagagcatctttagcagactctctatcttaggtccttagctattttggagagcatgtttagctttttattaattttagcaactgcaccagactcctaagtgactctctattttaacttttagctatcttgctcctaaatatagagagcgagatgaggctctctattatttttgttaatttaaaacattccttttaagtcattctttataatttataaatacatttaatctattttttcttcattcgATAAATAATATAACATCAaatttagctaaaatagagagaactgaTGCAGAGGTAtatctaaagtggctagccaaaatgactctttagctactttgactaaaatttgactaaaaaatggctagcattgctaaagatgctctaagtgtAATAAATACTTAATTACCATTAAAAATCCATATAGAGACATAAAGTATAAACgtaattttctatttcattGTTTGAAACAACATGACCTTCAGTTGATTTCATCACCAAAACAATTCCAACCCTTAATTTCCTTCATAAATAGACTTTGTTGACCAAAATGCTTATAAACTTGAATTGATACCTTGCAAAGCTTGGAAAGGAAAACCTTGGAAAGCTTAATTAACATCATTAAGGATATAAATAGAGAAATCTAGTCCAAAACTCTCCAAAGCTTCTATTATTAACCAAAACATATGTGAGTTCTATGTACAAAAGACATAGATATAAAAAGATAAGTGAATTCTAAAATATTCGTACTgaattctttcaaaaaaaaaatattcgtACTGAATCTTGTCAAAACATTTCATGTGATGCCATTTACATCATTAATATTTGTAGCATTGATTTCACTCATATTTGATTGTAGGGTTAAAAAGATTCTGAAGATTTCTCTTCAAGTCTACCCCATGTTTGAACTTAAAAAATACATATATAAAAAATCATGTAAGAGACGGCGTCTCCCTTTCGGAATCAGTCTTGAACATAACACAATAATACAATTTTTACACCTACATATAACAtgtcttcttcttatttttttctaATACATATAACATGTCTATGACAATGAAAATTGTGTGATACAAAACGATGAACTTGCAAAATACAAATCAAAATACATTTCATGAGAACACATTGGCACATTTTGTGTGTTTACAATCTTTGCTGCTGGCACGCGAAACTCACATTTTTGAAGTCATTGTCAAGCATTTAATCACTCTACAAAGAGGAAAGCTAATCTTCAAAAGCATTTTCACAAGGCCCAATAAAAAAGTTCTAACttgaataacttttttttttttaaaatagaagttgaattcattagatcaacagccaaTAGGTTAGAGTCTACCATAACTTACATAAGCAAaactcggcaagaaaatccgaacTAAACTATCTAAGCTAGAGCAGATTATTAAAATCTTTAGGAtgctcacatttaagcgagcctatacaagaatAAAAAAACATCGCCTCCTAGGGAAaataaatcattcaactagtccccacttgccaatcacgcaattgtggtacaagcaagacACTAGAAACATCATggaagactcatagaagttaaTCAAACCTCACACAAGCTCAATACCCTAATAAAACATTAGGGCCCAGATTGCCTTCACCTGAGCCCAAGCCcgaaggcccaagcccaaatcaaTACTTGCCTAGCAGGAAGAGTCCTCTGCGCCATCAGCCTAAGGTTGAGCCCGAGCTTAGATAACCATACCCAAACCCAAGCCAACAGAGCATTCCCCTCCGTCTCCGGCGGCCGGCCTATCCCCCACCTCATCACAGGGTCGATCAAGCTTGCCTTCGCCTCCGCCGGTGTCTCCTCGACCATGCCTCCGGGAAAGAAACACCGATCGATCCAAACGACTCTCTCCAACCTTTCTCCTTGTGAGTCAATTGGGACTACCAGCGGCTTGTCAAACTTGCAGTCACTCAAGCCGCTGCAGTCCGAAACAAATCAACCCATGCAGAATCCCATATCAAAGCAATTAGACCCGGATTCACCAACACGATCAAACAATCATCCCACCGTCGCAGACACCACCAATCTAGAAACAACCAGCCTTGCCGGATTACCACTACCGCACAGAGCTTTCCTCCACAAGCCGAGAACCTATACTGTCTCACCAAGCCGTGGCCGGTGCTGGATGCAATCGGATCTGACGGCCGCCGCTTCACATGTCTCCCTAAGCTTAGGGTTTCGCTAACCACATACTAAGTACAAACATTGACTCTACTTCCTTTCTAGCTTGAATAACTTGTTGCCTCACTTTTGTAGGCAACGGCACTGGTCACTAACATGATTATTTTTTACATCTACGGGAAGGGAAGTGAGTGGGGATTTCGCCGCAGCTAGAGAGATAAAGGAGAGGAGACCTTCACATGCATTGCATCCAGTTCTAACGTCTGAGGGTGAAAAGATTAAGCGAGGGGAATCGGGAAAGGGCTCATAAAACCGGACAAGCAGATTTTTGAACAAACAAAAAGCTATAGTCATAGCCCTAAAACATGAAATACAAGCTTAATTGGTTTGTTCAAACTTTACGGCTTGTCAAGAATGTTAAAGAAGTGCTATATATGGCATCATCTTCAttaacattctttttttttttttgaacgcgtgggtgtcagtccattaatagtaaagtaggaaacattacaaATGACTCACCCGGACTCCGGGCAACGACAGAAGAGAGCCATGAATGAATAACCTAAAGCAAGCCCTAGACTACTCAAAACATAATGTAACCATAGGATTAAGCTCCAATGATTCAAGTAACCTTGACACTACTAGGGAGGATCCGAACGCAGCCAAGACCATTCCCCAATATTATTCTTAAAGTAGAGgctcaaagaaaaaagaaaaaatgctaGCTTAAATCTAAAAAAACCTAGAttaaaaaccctagaaaacaGAGCCCAACAAAGCAGACCCTGCCCTAGCCCAGCAACAGAGACCCAAGATGAGGCCCAACACATCAGCCGCAAACCATGAACCCGGCCAAACCCGCCTGGATGCCCGCCGGAGTACTCACCGTCGACCACCAACGCCACCTGCATCCACCACGTCGATCCagaccagaaaagaaagaagaagccaTCGTCCTTCAAGTTCCAGCCAAATCGGAAGGAGCAGCGACCACACGACCAGGAGAAGACCACTGCGAAACCAGACGAGTCCGACATCCACCTCCTCCACCGCTCGAACCCAGCGTGCAAGACCTCACCCATCGTCTCACAAGCCGCTAGATGCTCCAGATCGGACCCGATCCAGGGCACTTATTTGCCCCCACTCTCACTACCCAACCCGAAGGGGGAGCAGAACAGCAGGAGACCAAGGAGACCCGTCTGACGACGACATCAAGGCGACGCGCCGTCGGACGGAGAGAAGAAAAGGGAAGTGACGGCTGTTCCTCGGGAGAGACGAGAGAAACAACCCTTAGGGTTATTTGTTGTGTTCGTTTTCATTAACATTCTTAATAAGTCGCAAACCAAAAATAGTTGATATCTTTTCAATCAATTTATTGAAAGCATCAACCATTTATTTTATTCTAAAATATAGTGCTCGTCTCATGCATGTTTAAAACAAACAGTGAATATCTTAATACTCCGATACACATGACTTTTGATTCTAAAATCTAAAGTAGAGTCCTTGCATATTTTCTATCACTTGAGACTTGATAGCCCGGGGTTGGGGTCGGTGTGGGCAACTTACATGTTGAAAACTTCTCATTAAAAGTTACACTCGTATTATGAAATCAATTTGAATATTATACAAGTTACAACAGCATGCATATATCAACAAAAACATATAGTACTACAGAAGACCCAAAAGTTCATCTGTGTAAATATTCACAGCTCGGGTTCATGAGTTTGATGACCTGCTTCTCTGTTAGAAAAGCTCCTTTTCACCTTCTCCTTGGTCTTCTGCACAGTTTCACCTACTGCTTTAGCAGCTGATTTAGCCGTGTCCTCCACAGTTGCTTTGCTCTTCCCGAAACTCTTGCTCACCGCCTCTTTCACCTTCTCTCCAGCTCCACctccaccatcaccaccaattCTAGGACTGCTAGGTTGATCGACTCTTGCTTCTTCACTACTGCTAGTTCCCCTAAAACTTCATCAACCACACAAGTAAATACATATCGTCATGACATTCCTTTGGGGCTAAAGGTAACAAATCGATGCATGTTTTCACAATGCTAATGCCAATTAATACTCACAACAGTATACATGTACGAAGATATTTACTAAACTCACTCGAAATCCATAATTTCATCCAATTTCCATCAAGCTATGGACCCATGCAGTGACCatagatatatgtatacatatttTTCCTTATAATAACATCCGAACCATTTTTCAATCTATAGACCCATGCACGTAGGAATTTCATGGAAAGGAATTATACACATATAGCTCCGAACCGAAACTCACAACAACCCCCAACACATGAACAACTCATAACATTCAACACAAAGTACTAGAACTGAAGAACAAAGTTTGCTAAGTAGATGCTCGAGTTGAGGAACATACTCCAAATTGGGAGGGAAGAAGTAGGCATGTAGTTGGCGTACAAGCGACTTGACCTTCTCCCAGTAGCTGGTAACTTTCAAGGGCGAAGATGTGTACACAGAGAAGCTATTTTTGAAAATCTCCCATAACGATGGTTTGGCAATTCGtacttcttctctctctcgctcttcgCCATCTCGAACCGTAAATGCAAAAGTATAGACGAGGATGCAAAGAAGAATCAGAACAGTAGAAGCAATTCTTGTGTGTTTGAGTTCCATATTGCTGCAAAATGCAAATAGATCTTAACCAGGAATGAGAATGACGCTCGGAACCGCTTTAAATGAAGAAAACCGAATGAGGTGTCCTGCTTTGGGGACACGTTTTCATGCTGTGACAGGTGTCAGCAAATGAGTGCTGCGCGACACTGTGCATGGTTCTTGGTGCACCCGTCCAGGACTTATCGAAACATGAAAGTTTAGGTTAACTAATCTAATCCGTGatatttttgcttttttttttttaagcttcGTAAGAGCATCTCAGTATGCAAATTCACGTGAAAACCTTCATTTGTTATATTTGACAGAAATTTCATCTCCAATAAAGGTCTTTGTTTATGTGTAAACGACAGATTGCTTTCATCTATCATTTTTGACAGCAACCttattattttatttcaaaTGGATCCATGTAATTTTATACAACCAATTGCATCCAAGTAAAATTTAAATATCAAAATAGAACTATAATAAACTAATATAGCATTTGACCTATCAGTTGAAGAACGGATTTAGCAAAATGTCAGTCGGTCACCTAATTTGACATCTTTAGTTTAATAACGGAGATGCATACTAATCAAACCCTTTTAAAAATGTTTTgtctgttcaagtaaatccagaatatgtgtctggcccaaactctagattATTTGTGTAAGTTGTAATATGATttgtattagagatattctcggagatatcttcgtagatatcctaatcattgtacgattatgtttttttgtacaattcagattctatgcttgtaatcctctatatgaagaggtctctattatcaatgaaagacacaaatcattctcccaattctctctgcTATTCTCTACATCCCTTTTTCCtaaaacacattatcagcacgactcaattctctcacaatttcaattttcctaaaacacgttatgattgaccacttacatcattgtttcgatctaatccaatacctcttggaatcgaatttcttgggagcgattacgctcagaaatttcttttgttttcgtgGTACCTTTTtctgctccgaaactaaccatttttcttgttctctttcaggatgagtaacctgaacaaactggacttcactccattgggaacaactggctctggatatcacaagtgggttcgtgatgtccaccagcatctcaaggccgaaggaatcctggatacgattcttgagcctaACCAGGacatgctaactgttgagcaagctcaagctttggaagcaaataaagcagccttagaggcaaataaggcgaaagtcatcatcctaataactcgtcatatggatgatttgctccagtacgagtatatgaatgaagaagaccccagaaggttgtgggtctcactcgaagaaagatttggcaacgtctgtgactccttgcttcctgacctacaAGTGAGATGGCAttgcctccgcttctgtgatttcaagtcagttcttgcctacaactcggaagcacttcgcattaaatccttgatggaattctatggaaaagatatcacagatgtGATGTTAatttgagaagactctctctatcttccccgtctctgctttgatggttgctaagaactatcgaatcgatgttactgtagacgaatcacaaggtttcatgagctcattggagccatgaatgtccctgaaaagcatgacaacatccttatgAAGAACTATAAAAAACACTGATTGCACAATCATACTAAAAGTACACTCCTAGTACACCCACTTTTTAGAACATGAAGCGACCTCTGCAGTTGCCAAACAGTGCTGAATAAACCTGAAACAACATCGTGTATCCATTTGCAGACAAACTCTCTGCTCTTCCTCCTTCTGATTCACAACTAACTTATTGAACTTGATCACCCTCCCAATCGACAAACCAATCAGAAATAAAGATAACTTGTTTCGCAGGGCAAAAGACAAACTTTTCACCATACTCTAGGTTTCGACTACGTGGCCTGGTCTAAGGGGGATTGAGTCCACTACTGACACGCCATCATACGGCGCCAAAATCAACATGGCATTTCTATAAAACCACGGGCAATTATGGAGGAAGTGATTCCGGTCAGTCTCCCTATTAAACTAAAAGACAAACTAATCTCTCACCGCCTTGATAGAGAGACCAGCGTACATTCTCCAAACTGTAGGGATCATAGCAATGAAGCCCGCCGTGTTAGGGCAATGCGTGAGCAATCTCCTTACCATATAATGGTGGTTATCCTAGAGCCCAACCTTCCCAGCCAAACCGAAGTCGACGTGCACATCCTTTTAGAGGGCAAAAGCAACAGCAAGGGTGGAAATCGAGTCAGTCATGGCTAGAAATCAAGGTTTTGTCGTTGAAGACTATCGTCGACAATAAGAATCCTAGCAAAGAGAGAACTAGGGTTTTGGAGCTTGAGTGTGTGCTCTTTATTTCTTCTCTACAACAATTCTCTGAGGGTATGTTTGTTTTACAGGACTGTCATGCCCCTCCTTAATTTCTATAACTaatactgtttggctccaattttgctgcagctggtcaacagtctcttttcttgcgcgggcgtgccagcaccgttcgggtgcggtcgtcggggatgtcccttgacctgacttcttttcaagcgattgtagacgaggagagcaccaacctcgtcatggggattctttctgcctcgtggtgaggactttgctgaagtttcttcttgttaacacaatcgatactcaatattgtagatcgagcagagcgacatcaccgggaaatgttggatcttgctaaagcgtgactttagcttggctgggttgctagggcgttacccttgcttggctggttctgtaaccgttgtggtcgcggcactaccgtcggctcccgaggagactaggaccgaagcacgttgacagagggtttggtggcactgaaagtcggcttctgagaagactaggactaggagtgtgatcaccggtaagagaaagagaaagagagggagaggagttgctcttagagaggtttgctctagagagaacttagatcatcttagagatgttttgatgttgtgttgtgaatgtgtctgttagaatgagaggagaaggtgtttatatagggaagaaaaagaagagtgaaatgatgagtggaagaaaaataatgaaagtagatctaagttcacttgtaaaatatggaaaagatagagaaaagatgaaatgaaagcaaagcatgaaggtgcagcaacatggaagtggtgatgatctattaaagagattgtagaagaaaaatatatccaaggaaaaagagaaaagcatctagctttcttcatgtgggtaggaaacatgaacatgtgaatattgagctggttttaggtcagtttctgcccctttattccttcaattatttctccaacaagacttcattatatgccttcgacttcttcatatgaaatgttccactatgagtgtagatcatcctgacaaattttcagatttttatttcatgtggttgggccgaaaatgctgctggacctcttacaggtccagttttccagttttgcttctgtagaaaattgggctgattgtttgaaggtcttccactcaaaaaaagctcttgcactcttcataagaaatgatccttgggctgtctagaatggatctggaaagtttcagcacatttcgatttcatttggtt encodes the following:
- the LOC133742592 gene encoding uncharacterized protein LOC133742592 produces the protein MARSLSQTLTLTRHLSPKTSSSFITLRAQSNLPFHYDQSDPAAADSVDPLLRKLEDAIHRIIVRKSAPDWLPFVPGASYWVPPPRSRSHGLAQLVEKLANPLTEEESMSMTTVRGWPSSAYFIQGSPPLMEVFVAKSDNGESDNAEQRLDTADHKSDNAPNSEEEEEG
- the LOC133742601 gene encoding uncharacterized protein LOC133742601, with the translated sequence MELKHTRIASTVLILLCILVYTFAFTVRDGEEREREEVRIAKPSLWEIFKNSFSVYTSSPLKVTSYWEKVKSLVRQLHAYFFPPNLDFRGTSSSEEARVDQPSSPRIGGDGGGGAGEKVKEAVSKSFGKSKATVEDTAKSAAKAVGETVQKTKEKVKRSFSNREAGHQTHEPEL